One segment of Thermococcus sp. AM4 DNA contains the following:
- a CDS encoding FAD-dependent oxidoreductase, producing MRMRYDVVIIGASAGGITTAISAKKFYPDRSVLVIKREKVGMIPCGIPYIFGTLKSVDDDVLPVEKFLEPLGVDILTDEVTDIDPKRKVVRTKSGKEIAWEKLVLATGSKPAKPDFPGVDLDGIYTVPKDYEYLKKLRERVEEAEKIVIVGGGFIALEVGDEIRKLGKDVTLVVRSRLLRGSFDPEFSEMIEERLKEAGINIAYEQVEGFAGNGKVEKVRLLDGREIPADLVILSTGYRPNVELAVKAGLKVTRYGVWTDEYMRTSHPDIFAVGDCVEHRDFFTGKPYQLMLASTATFEARIAGANLFKLQIVRENRRTIGAYSTHIAGLTLAAAGLTEEQAKREGFEVIVGYGKGPDRHPAKFPDTSMVTVKLIFSRDRGAILGAQIAGGKSVGEMINILALAIQKRLTASELYTLQIATHPLLTASPVGYQILQAAEDALAKLRT from the coding sequence ATGCGAATGAGGTACGACGTCGTGATTATCGGAGCCTCTGCAGGAGGTATCACAACTGCTATCTCGGCCAAGAAGTTCTACCCCGACAGGAGCGTCCTCGTCATCAAGAGGGAAAAGGTGGGCATGATTCCCTGTGGAATTCCCTACATCTTCGGAACCCTGAAGAGCGTTGACGATGACGTACTGCCGGTTGAGAAGTTCCTGGAGCCCCTCGGCGTCGATATCCTGACGGACGAGGTTACCGACATCGACCCGAAGAGGAAGGTCGTCAGGACCAAGTCCGGGAAGGAGATAGCCTGGGAGAAGCTGGTCTTGGCGACGGGCTCGAAGCCTGCAAAGCCGGACTTTCCGGGCGTTGACCTCGATGGGATATACACCGTTCCCAAGGACTACGAGTACCTCAAGAAGCTCCGCGAGAGGGTTGAGGAAGCCGAGAAAATCGTCATCGTCGGCGGTGGCTTCATAGCCCTTGAAGTTGGCGACGAGATAAGGAAGCTCGGCAAGGACGTGACTCTGGTCGTCAGGAGCAGGCTTCTGAGGGGCTCCTTTGACCCGGAGTTTAGCGAGATGATTGAGGAGAGGCTGAAGGAAGCCGGAATAAACATTGCCTACGAGCAGGTTGAGGGCTTTGCCGGGAACGGGAAGGTGGAGAAGGTTAGGCTCCTTGACGGAAGGGAAATCCCTGCCGATTTGGTAATCCTCTCCACCGGTTACAGGCCCAACGTCGAGCTGGCAGTTAAGGCCGGCCTCAAGGTTACTCGCTACGGGGTCTGGACCGACGAGTACATGAGAACCTCTCACCCCGACATCTTCGCGGTTGGAGACTGCGTGGAGCACAGGGACTTCTTCACGGGCAAGCCCTACCAGCTCATGCTTGCCTCAACGGCCACCTTCGAGGCGAGGATTGCAGGGGCGAATCTCTTCAAGCTCCAGATTGTCAGGGAGAACAGGAGGACGATAGGTGCCTACTCAACCCACATTGCCGGCCTCACCCTCGCCGCGGCCGGTTTGACGGAAGAGCAGGCAAAGAGGGAAGGATTCGAGGTCATCGTGGGCTACGGCAAGGGCCCGGACAGGCACCCGGCGAAGTTCCCGGACACCTCGATGGTAACTGTCAAGCTCATCTTCTCCCGCGACAGGGGTGCGATACTCGGGGCCCAGATAGCTGGTGGCAAAAGCGTCGGAGAGATGATAAACATCCTTGCCTTGGCCATACAGAAGAGGCTCACGGCGAGCGAGCTCTACACCCTCCAGATAGCGACCCATCCGCTCCTTACGGCCTCGCCCGTCGGTTACCAGATACTCCAGGCGGCCGAAGATGCACTGGCGAAGCTGAGAACGTGA
- the mtnP gene encoding S-methyl-5'-thioadenosine phosphorylase, whose protein sequence is MVRIAIIGGSGVYDPKLLENVREETVETPYGTVRVKIGTYKGEEIAFLPRHGEKHSVPPHKINYHANIWALHELGVERILATSAVGSLNLDMKPGDFVILDQLMDFTKTRHYTFYDGEDSPHDRKFVAHVDFTDPYCPELRKALITASKELGFTYHPTGTYACMEGPRFETRAEIRALKILGADVVGMTQCPEAVLARELEMCYASVAIVTNYAAGISREKLTHTEVVELMAKKGEEIKLLLMKAVEHIPKERRCPCKDALKGATGE, encoded by the coding sequence ATGGTCAGGATAGCTATTATTGGAGGCTCCGGAGTCTACGACCCCAAACTGCTTGAGAACGTAAGGGAGGAAACCGTTGAGACCCCCTACGGAACGGTAAGGGTCAAGATAGGAACGTACAAGGGCGAGGAGATAGCGTTCCTGCCGAGGCACGGGGAGAAGCACAGCGTTCCGCCCCACAAGATAAACTACCACGCCAACATCTGGGCGCTCCACGAGCTCGGTGTTGAAAGGATTCTGGCAACTTCGGCCGTTGGTTCGCTCAACCTTGACATGAAGCCCGGCGACTTCGTAATCCTCGACCAGCTCATGGACTTCACGAAGACGAGGCACTACACCTTCTACGACGGTGAGGACAGCCCCCACGACAGGAAGTTCGTCGCCCACGTGGATTTCACCGACCCCTACTGTCCCGAGCTCAGGAAGGCCCTCATCACCGCCTCCAAGGAGCTCGGCTTCACCTACCACCCGACGGGAACCTACGCCTGCATGGAGGGACCGCGCTTTGAGACGAGGGCAGAGATAAGGGCGCTCAAGATACTCGGCGCCGACGTCGTTGGCATGACTCAGTGCCCGGAAGCTGTTCTCGCGAGGGAGCTTGAGATGTGCTACGCGAGCGTTGCCATAGTCACCAACTACGCCGCGGGAATCAGCAGGGAGAAACTCACCCACACCGAGGTCGTCGAGCTCATGGCGAAGAAGGGCGAGGAGATAAAGCTCCTCCTCATGAAGGCAGTGGAGCACATTCCCAAGGAGCGTCGCTGTCCGTGCAAGGATGCCCTCAAGGGCGCAACGGGCGAGTGA